The Thermotoga sp. Mc24 genome includes a window with the following:
- a CDS encoding ComF family protein, which produces MLNYLFENNCLLCGKEVSPLRSLCENCEEKVLRKGPSFYREVHRKYELFVYSDYTDEIERIIRLYKYHDEVSLSRTLVKLFLKLYSYFPREANLITWVPSSFDSLEQRGFDHMRLLAKRMSKELNIPFDAVLENVSEGRQVEKSKEVRKRTGRFICKKDSPQNVILIDDVLTTGTSVKDCVETLFKNGASKVFVYVLTKTKR; this is translated from the coding sequence GTGCTGAACTATCTTTTTGAGAATAACTGTCTTCTCTGTGGCAAGGAAGTGTCACCACTCAGATCTTTGTGTGAGAATTGTGAAGAGAAGGTCCTCAGAAAGGGACCTTCTTTTTATCGCGAAGTTCACAGAAAATACGAGCTCTTTGTGTACTCTGACTACACGGATGAAATTGAACGCATCATAAGGCTTTACAAATATCATGATGAAGTTTCTCTTTCCAGAACATTGGTGAAGCTTTTTCTGAAACTTTACAGTTATTTTCCCAGAGAAGCCAACCTCATCACATGGGTTCCTTCTTCTTTTGATTCTCTCGAGCAGAGAGGCTTCGATCACATGAGGCTTCTAGCGAAGAGAATGAGCAAAGAATTGAACATACCGTTTGACGCTGTTCTGGAAAACGTGTCAGAAGGAAGACAGGTGGAAAAGAGCAAAGAAGTGAGGAAAAGAACCGGAAGATTCATCTGTAAGAAGGATTCTCCTCAGAACGTGATACTGATAGACGATGTTTTGACGACGGGAACCAGTGTGAAAGACTGTGTGGAAACCCTTTTCAAGAACGGAGCCAGCAAAGTTTTCGTTTACGTTCTGACGAAAACTAAACGATGA
- a CDS encoding glycerate kinase type-2 family protein codes for MFDPESLKKLAIEIVKKSIESVLPDRAVKEALPNLKLDQVILVAVGKAAWRMAKAAYEILGEKIRKGVVVTKYGHSEGPIDDFEIYEAGHPVPDENTIKATRRVLELVDQLNENDAVLFLLSGGGSSLFELPVEEVPLEEIQKLTSALLRSGANIEEINTVRKHLSQVKGGRFAERVFPAKIVALALSDVLGDRLDAIASGPAWPDSSTSEDALKVLKKYGIEISESVKRAILQETPKHLSNVEIHLIGNVQKVCDEAKKLAKEKGFSAEIIATSLDCEAREAGRFIASIMKEIKFKDRPLKKPAALIFGGETVVHVKGNGIGGRNQELALSAAIALEGIEGVILCSIGTDGTDGPTDAAGGIVDGNTVKTLKAMGEDPYQYLENNDSYNALKKTGALLITGPTGTNVNDLIIGLIV; via the coding sequence TTGTTTGATCCTGAATCCTTGAAGAAATTAGCGATAGAAATAGTCAAAAAATCCATAGAATCGGTTCTTCCTGACAGAGCGGTGAAAGAAGCGCTACCGAATTTGAAACTCGATCAAGTGATTCTCGTTGCCGTTGGAAAAGCAGCGTGGCGAATGGCAAAAGCTGCTTATGAAATTCTCGGAGAGAAGATAAGAAAAGGTGTGGTTGTAACAAAGTACGGCCACAGCGAAGGACCGATAGATGACTTTGAAATCTACGAGGCAGGTCATCCGGTTCCCGATGAAAACACCATAAAAGCCACCAGGAGAGTCTTAGAACTTGTTGATCAGCTGAATGAGAACGACGCAGTCCTTTTTCTTCTTTCTGGAGGAGGTTCCTCCCTCTTCGAGTTGCCTGTGGAAGAGGTGCCTCTCGAAGAAATTCAAAAGCTAACCAGCGCTCTCCTGAGAAGTGGCGCAAACATAGAAGAGATAAACACCGTGAGGAAACACTTGTCGCAAGTGAAAGGTGGTCGATTCGCGGAGAGGGTGTTTCCCGCTAAAATCGTAGCGCTCGCCCTTTCCGATGTGCTCGGTGACAGGCTGGACGCGATAGCATCTGGTCCTGCCTGGCCGGACAGCTCCACCTCTGAAGACGCTTTGAAAGTTCTGAAGAAATACGGAATAGAAATCAGTGAATCGGTGAAAAGAGCGATCCTTCAAGAAACACCGAAACATCTATCGAACGTGGAGATACATTTGATAGGAAATGTTCAGAAGGTGTGTGACGAAGCAAAAAAACTAGCAAAAGAAAAAGGATTCAGTGCGGAGATAATAGCCACTTCTCTAGACTGCGAAGCCAGAGAAGCGGGAAGGTTCATAGCGAGTATCATGAAAGAGATCAAGTTCAAAGACAGACCTCTGAAAAAACCAGCCGCACTGATCTTCGGTGGAGAAACGGTCGTTCATGTGAAAGGAAACGGCATCGGAGGAAGAAACCAAGAGCTAGCCCTCTCAGCGGCGATAGCCCTTGAAGGGATAGAAGGAGTGATCCTGTGTTCAATAGGAACAGATGGAACGGACGGTCCCACAGACGCAGCTGGAGGAATCGTGGATGGAAACACGGTAAAAACGCTGAAGGCAATGGGAGAAGACCCCTACCAGTATCTGGAGAACAACGATTCGTACAACGCTCTGAAAAAAACCGGGGCGCTCTTGATAACAGGGCCTACGGGAACGAATGTCAACGACTTGATAATAGGCCTCATCGTTTAG
- a CDS encoding nitroreductase family protein, with protein sequence MDIFESIKNRHSVRDFLEKKVPERIRDDIENLLVKFITKKLDWKMNLSSFPSYIYAKAEKHFDELVEYGFQGEQIVLFLTAQGFGTCWMARSPHPDVPYIIVFGYPRTRNFTRKRRPITSFLENDLEELPPEVVKIVEMTILSPSALNRQPWEIKYTGGELCVSSERPVDLGIALSHAYLTAREIFKREPVIQKREEDTYCLILNP encoded by the coding sequence ATGGACATCTTTGAATCAATCAAAAACAGGCACTCAGTGCGGGATTTTTTGGAAAAGAAAGTGCCGGAGAGAATAAGAGATGATATTGAAAATCTTTTAGTAAAGTTTATCACGAAAAAACTGGACTGGAAAATGAATCTTTCCTCATTTCCAAGTTACATTTACGCAAAAGCTGAAAAACATTTTGACGAACTCGTCGAATACGGTTTTCAGGGAGAACAAATAGTCCTTTTTCTCACAGCACAGGGTTTTGGAACGTGCTGGATGGCTCGCTCACCCCATCCGGACGTTCCTTACATCATCGTCTTCGGATACCCCAGGACCAGAAATTTCACCAGAAAGAGAAGACCCATCACCTCCTTTCTCGAAAACGACCTGGAAGAGCTTCCACCCGAGGTCGTAAAGATCGTTGAGATGACGATATTGTCACCGTCTGCCCTGAACAGACAGCCGTGGGAAATCAAATACACCGGTGGTGAACTCTGCGTCTCTTCGGAGAGGCCCGTAGATCTGGGAATAGCTCTGTCACACGCGTACCTCACAGCCCGGGAGATATTCAAAAGAGAACCTGTGATACAAAAAAGAGAGGAGGATACGTATTGTTTGATCCTGAATCCTTGA
- a CDS encoding GGDEF domain-containing protein, translated as MITHLTAAALLFFFVVIVRKYTRNLGSYFLELGVSIITGGLLLAEINETFGYNIILVGIVVTFFGVTRIFKRLKEIAIKDHLTGLYTRYYFFEEWLPREMERQKRKNGKGISFLIIDLDDFKTINDKYSHRMGDKLLKYVANEIIKNIRKTDCAVRFGGDEILIAFPDTDKKTVENIVKRLEKKLIFNPVGLPVEFSYGIETWKPGENVEGIVQNADLQMYALKNLKKQKRVLTEEPEVD; from the coding sequence ATGATCACCCATTTAACGGCTGCTGCGCTCCTTTTCTTCTTCGTCGTTATCGTGAGAAAGTACACGAGGAACTTGGGGAGTTATTTTCTGGAACTCGGAGTTTCCATCATAACAGGGGGACTTTTGTTGGCGGAGATCAACGAGACATTTGGATATAACATCATACTTGTTGGGATAGTAGTTACCTTTTTTGGTGTAACAAGAATCTTCAAGAGATTAAAAGAAATAGCCATAAAAGACCACCTCACGGGGCTTTATACGAGGTACTACTTTTTTGAAGAGTGGCTCCCGAGGGAAATGGAAAGGCAAAAAAGAAAGAATGGAAAAGGCATCTCCTTTCTCATCATCGATCTAGACGATTTCAAAACCATCAACGATAAGTATTCTCACAGAATGGGCGACAAACTTTTGAAGTACGTTGCAAATGAGATCATCAAGAACATCAGGAAAACCGATTGTGCGGTCAGATTCGGTGGAGACGAAATTCTTATTGCTTTCCCGGATACCGACAAAAAAACTGTTGAAAACATTGTGAAAAGACTTGAGAAAAAATTAATTTTCAACCCTGTGGGACTCCCGGTAGAATTTTCTTATGGAATAGAGACCTGGAAACCCGGTGAAAATGTGGAAGGAATTGTTCAAAACGCAGATCTTCAGATGTACGCTCTGAAGAACCTGAAAAAGCAAAAGCGCGTTCTGACGGAAGAGCCAGAGGTTGACTAA
- the infC gene encoding translation initiation factor IF-3, whose protein sequence is MDENGKMIGVMPTRKALELAREKGLDLVLVAPNENPPVAKIMDYGKYKYQLTKKQKESKKKTVQLKQMKFRLNIDEHDYQTKVKHIRRFLEDGHKVRVVVMFIGREMMFAEKGKEILERVIKDTEDLATVESPPKMEGRDMWMVLKPKNS, encoded by the coding sequence GTGGACGAAAATGGGAAGATGATAGGTGTCATGCCAACCAGAAAAGCTCTGGAACTTGCAAGGGAGAAGGGGCTTGACCTTGTTCTCGTTGCTCCCAACGAGAATCCACCTGTTGCCAAAATTATGGACTACGGAAAGTACAAGTACCAGCTCACAAAGAAACAGAAAGAAAGCAAGAAAAAAACCGTTCAGTTGAAGCAAATGAAGTTCCGTCTGAATATCGATGAGCACGACTATCAAACCAAGGTGAAGCATATAAGGAGATTCCTGGAAGATGGTCACAAAGTCAGGGTGGTTGTGATGTTTATAGGAAGAGAAATGATGTTCGCAGAAAAGGGTAAAGAAATCTTGGAAAGAGTTATCAAAGACACTGAGGATCTGGCTACGGTGGAAAGTCCTCCCAAGATGGAAGGAAGAGACATGTGGATGGTGCTGAAACCCAAAAATTCGTGA
- the rpmI gene encoding 50S ribosomal protein L35, which produces MPKVKTNRSAAKRFRITKNGKIMRNHAYRSHKTGKKRRNALRELRKKDVVSSADEYRVLRLLGKK; this is translated from the coding sequence ATGCCGAAGGTGAAAACAAACAGGAGTGCCGCAAAGAGATTCAGGATAACAAAGAACGGTAAGATAATGAGAAATCACGCTTACAGAAGTCATAAAACGGGAAAGAAAAGAAGAAATGCCCTCAGGGAACTGAGGAAGAAAGACGTTGTGTCCAGCGCTGACGAATACAGAGTTCTCAGACTTCTTGGGAAAAAGTGA
- the rplT gene encoding 50S ribosomal protein L20 — translation MRVKRAVHAKKKRKKYLKAAKGYRGALSRRYKLAKQMYVRSKWYSYVGRKLKKRDMRKLWITRINIAARNEGLKYSELIHGLKLAGVSINRKMLSELAVNDPEAFKEYVKIAKEALAS, via the coding sequence ATGCGCGTAAAAAGAGCTGTACACGCGAAAAAGAAGAGAAAGAAATATTTGAAGGCTGCCAAGGGATACAGAGGAGCTCTCAGCAGAAGGTACAAGCTCGCCAAGCAGATGTATGTAAGATCGAAATGGTACTCCTATGTTGGAAGAAAACTGAAGAAGAGAGATATGAGAAAACTCTGGATCACAAGAATCAACATCGCTGCGAGAAACGAAGGACTCAAATACAGCGAGCTCATTCACGGTTTGAAGCTTGCCGGTGTTTCCATAAACAGAAAGATGCTCTCTGAACTCGCAGTGAACGATCCTGAAGCTTTCAAAGAATACGTGAAGATAGCGAAAGAAGCTCTCGCATCCTGA
- a CDS encoding Mrp/NBP35 family ATP-binding protein: MEKTKKIAVMSGKGGVGKTTVAVNLAVALAAEGYQVGLLDLDLHGPNVQRMLGVSLPPSEGEKIVPAKYGDSLKVFSLAMILQEGAPVIWRGPLKHKAIEQLTRDVEWGDLDYLICDLPPGTGDEALSTFQIIKPDAVIVVSTPQKVAGDDVRRAINFVKRLSGKILGLVENMSYLVCPNCGEKIYVFGKGETEKLAEEFGIPLLARIPMDPEVVSLSDEGRPAVVYKRGTTIEEEFKKIVEKVLSL, translated from the coding sequence ATGGAAAAAACGAAGAAGATAGCTGTGATGAGTGGTAAAGGTGGCGTTGGAAAAACTACTGTAGCGGTGAACCTTGCTGTTGCACTGGCGGCTGAGGGTTACCAGGTTGGTCTTCTCGATCTCGACCTCCACGGACCAAACGTTCAAAGGATGCTCGGTGTTTCTCTGCCACCTTCCGAAGGTGAAAAGATCGTTCCAGCAAAGTATGGAGATTCTTTGAAAGTCTTTTCATTAGCAATGATTCTCCAGGAAGGTGCTCCCGTCATATGGAGAGGTCCTCTCAAACACAAGGCGATTGAACAGCTCACAAGAGATGTAGAATGGGGTGACCTCGACTACCTGATCTGTGACCTTCCACCGGGAACAGGGGACGAAGCGCTTTCCACCTTTCAAATAATAAAACCTGACGCTGTGATAGTCGTTTCCACTCCTCAAAAAGTGGCTGGAGACGATGTGAGAAGAGCGATAAACTTTGTCAAAAGATTGAGTGGAAAGATACTCGGACTGGTGGAAAACATGTCCTATCTGGTCTGCCCAAACTGTGGTGAGAAGATATACGTTTTTGGAAAGGGAGAGACAGAAAAACTGGCAGAAGAATTTGGTATCCCTCTTCTTGCCAGGATACCCATGGATCCAGAGGTGGTTTCCCTCTCAGACGAAGGAAGGCCTGCGGTGGTTTATAAGAGAGGAACCACAATAGAAGAAGAATTCAAGAAGATCGTCGAGAAAGTACTTTCTCTGTGA
- a CDS encoding diguanylate cyclase: MRVKKFLRETYWGDEFLIEDDGEDQVLKIVKASVDRSFFFNEYAKLKRLRLPNVLLPERLKISDGKFLLFYPYYHNLAPLENLSDQVAKQLLKLFLFLSKVGVTIPALGMDDILVNDGVFLIPALISNIPDDVKGVVFSPERSSRATEEVCRRFLKIHGIEPHLETREPSFDSREIRIPYIHRKEEELIKRDIETSQKFPLFILITGEQRVGKTKLASVLVDELRERGYMIHQISSLEDLRVWYDASDELDLLTKLDDGQKKVILIDDLFEGSDLLSFLEEFSGLSTITKIIVLTTSTKAFQFFHKVYRLSPFTVEETRIFLERAIGKISEDQVKLIHSLSKGLPGYMVELLKFFNKSNLRENIVGILKPLLRELDSAEIRELSVLGQKFTGSELRVLEKITGKDYHDTLMSAYDSGVITTEEGLYRFALREFWKYYYNKLSENKKKNLHEKLFENLPDDLAIKHALSLEDPKLKFFYVLRYVRKHFWDYEKTRSLIEYLRRLEEFFEKPYYSIESLKMKLVFRIDPLGTEKENFHFRRFKTLGEADINSILQKGSLSYYDLYNLVVLSRFHIRAGKKAPQEILNTIKRELKEKNFSTRERLYLKAHLLYDLFSSTEDREALKEMMNIATSEGFLDLQVMGYRALGVLSRTRAMSNYYFHHSLELSRKIDPSLSIVDESNLTWSLLYEGKITNFLVQLERLRKQARLFEDMPILSYTYFLEGLYYIHKKDFQKAEEVFRTELELEERHGIERRALRGLVINYLFSGDVESAKSLLEKDEPEFDRFGFDFLKRLVLAKDDSELLKIWKERLETPQKFFNEEIAYVFTERLAKLDPEGFEDFLLELERENVENSSNLTLALVYETFYKFYSALGENFKAKRYLRRAIFVYNLIGLREVSVKLEVEEKTQIEEKKAPFYLLLGFIETEKEFSDMMEFASARLSEVIPYEVFSIRIIERTTKKVMEEYSTSPITPPMEKDFLEISPFRTVMSFHLDMKHDMIVGVETNLECDEKTAWELVETLEQFGNILTTILRERLYRDRSMKDPLTGVLSRWYFMERLEEEAYKSSRYKSPLSIIMCDADDFKKINDQFGHVAGDKTLGWLGRKMKSVLRKSDLVGRYGGEEFIIALPGTSLEEAKIVAEKLRKAVMEDPENTYHITLSFGVAEYKNGEDPFETIKRADEALYLAKTLGKNSVVTEKVLSRRSS; this comes from the coding sequence ATGAGAGTGAAAAAATTTCTGAGAGAGACGTACTGGGGGGATGAATTTCTCATAGAAGATGACGGTGAAGATCAAGTTTTGAAAATCGTAAAAGCCTCCGTGGATAGATCTTTCTTCTTCAACGAATACGCGAAATTGAAACGGCTCAGGCTGCCAAACGTTCTTCTGCCTGAAAGGTTGAAAATCTCTGATGGGAAGTTCCTGCTGTTCTATCCCTACTACCACAACCTCGCACCTCTCGAAAATCTGAGCGATCAGGTCGCAAAGCAGCTTCTCAAGCTGTTTCTCTTTCTCTCGAAAGTGGGCGTCACTATTCCCGCGCTCGGGATGGACGACATACTGGTGAACGACGGAGTTTTTTTGATCCCTGCACTCATCTCGAACATTCCGGACGATGTGAAGGGCGTTGTTTTTTCTCCAGAGAGATCTTCCCGGGCAACCGAAGAAGTGTGCAGGCGTTTTTTGAAAATCCACGGAATAGAACCTCATCTGGAGACCAGAGAGCCCTCGTTCGACTCCAGAGAGATCAGAATTCCCTACATTCACAGGAAAGAAGAAGAACTGATAAAAAGAGACATAGAAACTTCCCAAAAATTTCCTCTCTTCATTCTGATCACAGGTGAACAGAGGGTGGGAAAAACGAAACTCGCGTCTGTTCTGGTCGATGAATTGAGAGAAAGAGGATATATGATTCACCAGATCTCATCTCTTGAAGATCTCCGTGTATGGTACGATGCTTCAGACGAACTCGATCTTCTCACCAAACTCGACGACGGTCAAAAAAAGGTGATCTTGATCGACGACTTGTTTGAAGGTTCAGACTTGTTATCGTTTCTCGAGGAGTTTTCCGGACTCTCCACTATCACCAAAATAATCGTTCTAACAACTTCTACAAAGGCTTTTCAATTCTTCCACAAGGTGTACAGGCTCTCTCCTTTCACAGTTGAGGAAACTCGTATCTTTCTTGAGAGAGCGATTGGAAAAATCAGCGAGGATCAAGTTAAGTTGATTCACAGTCTCAGCAAGGGATTACCGGGATACATGGTAGAATTGTTGAAATTCTTCAACAAATCCAATCTCAGAGAAAACATCGTTGGAATCTTAAAACCTCTTCTTCGAGAGCTGGATTCCGCAGAAATCAGAGAACTGAGCGTTCTGGGACAGAAGTTCACCGGAAGCGAATTGAGGGTTCTTGAAAAGATAACCGGAAAAGACTACCATGACACTTTGATGTCCGCATATGATTCTGGTGTGATAACGACAGAAGAAGGACTCTACAGATTCGCACTTAGAGAATTCTGGAAATACTACTACAACAAGCTTTCAGAGAACAAAAAGAAAAATCTCCACGAAAAACTGTTCGAAAATCTCCCGGACGACCTCGCAATAAAACACGCTCTATCTCTGGAAGACCCAAAATTAAAGTTTTTCTACGTGCTGAGATACGTGAGAAAGCACTTCTGGGATTATGAAAAGACCAGATCGCTCATTGAATACCTGAGAAGACTGGAAGAGTTTTTCGAAAAGCCCTATTATTCCATAGAAAGCTTGAAGATGAAGCTCGTTTTCAGGATAGATCCTCTGGGTACAGAAAAGGAGAACTTCCACTTTCGAAGGTTCAAAACTCTCGGAGAAGCAGATATCAACTCAATCTTGCAAAAAGGCTCGCTGTCTTATTATGATCTATACAATCTCGTCGTTCTTTCCCGTTTTCACATAAGAGCGGGAAAGAAAGCCCCTCAGGAAATTCTCAACACCATCAAAAGAGAGCTCAAAGAGAAAAACTTCTCCACAAGAGAAAGGCTTTATCTGAAGGCTCATCTTCTCTACGATCTCTTTTCTTCAACTGAAGATCGGGAAGCACTGAAAGAGATGATGAACATTGCCACCTCGGAAGGTTTCCTCGACCTTCAAGTGATGGGTTACAGAGCTTTGGGAGTTCTTTCAAGAACGAGAGCGATGAGCAACTACTACTTCCATCACTCTTTAGAGCTTTCAAGAAAAATAGACCCATCACTTTCCATCGTGGACGAAAGCAATTTGACATGGAGCTTGCTCTACGAGGGAAAAATAACGAACTTCCTCGTCCAGCTTGAAAGACTGAGAAAACAGGCAAGGCTCTTTGAAGACATGCCCATCCTTTCTTACACCTACTTTCTCGAAGGGCTCTACTACATCCACAAGAAAGATTTCCAAAAAGCAGAAGAAGTCTTCAGAACAGAACTCGAACTGGAAGAAAGACACGGAATAGAAAGAAGAGCACTCAGAGGACTGGTCATTAACTATCTGTTTTCTGGAGACGTTGAATCCGCTAAAAGTCTTCTGGAAAAGGATGAACCCGAGTTCGATAGATTCGGATTCGATTTTCTCAAGAGGCTGGTTCTTGCAAAAGACGATTCAGAGCTCTTGAAAATCTGGAAAGAAAGGCTTGAAACTCCTCAGAAATTCTTCAACGAAGAAATCGCTTACGTTTTTACAGAAAGGTTAGCAAAATTGGATCCAGAAGGCTTCGAAGATTTTCTGCTCGAACTTGAAAGGGAAAACGTCGAAAACTCTTCAAATCTCACACTCGCTCTGGTTTATGAAACCTTTTACAAATTCTACAGTGCCCTTGGAGAAAACTTCAAAGCCAAGCGTTATCTCAGAAGGGCGATTTTTGTTTACAACCTGATAGGCTTGAGAGAAGTTTCGGTCAAGCTGGAAGTGGAAGAAAAAACTCAAATTGAAGAGAAAAAAGCACCGTTTTATCTATTGCTGGGTTTCATAGAAACAGAAAAGGAATTTTCTGATATGATGGAGTTTGCTTCGGCAAGGCTTTCAGAAGTAATTCCATACGAAGTTTTTTCAATTCGAATAATTGAGAGAACAACGAAAAAGGTGATGGAAGAATATTCAACATCTCCAATCACTCCACCTATGGAGAAGGACTTCCTCGAAATTTCACCCTTCAGAACGGTCATGTCCTTCCATCTCGATATGAAGCACGACATGATCGTTGGTGTCGAGACCAACCTTGAATGTGACGAAAAGACAGCCTGGGAGCTGGTGGAAACGCTCGAACAATTTGGAAACATTCTCACCACCATTCTCAGAGAACGTCTCTACAGAGACAGAAGTATGAAGGATCCTCTCACGGGAGTTCTGTCCAGGTGGTACTTCATGGAACGTCTTGAGGAAGAGGCGTACAAATCTTCGAGGTATAAATCTCCCCTTTCCATCATTATGTGCGATGCCGATGACTTCAAAAAGATAAACGATCAATTTGGACACGTTGCGGGTGACAAAACTCTCGGCTGGCTGGGAAGAAAGATGAAGTCCGTTTTGAGAAAGAGCGATCTTGTGGGAAGATACGGAGGGGAAGAGTTCATTATAGCTCTCCCGGGAACTTCCCTGGAAGAGGCAAAGATTGTAGCAGAGAAGCTGAGAAAGGCCGTTATGGAAGATCCAGAGAACACCTATCACATCACTCTGAGTTTTGGAGTGGCAGAATACAAAAACGGCGAGGACCCCTTTGAAACAATAAAAAGGGCCGATGAGGCCCTCTACCTGGCAAAAACTCTTGGAAAGAACTCTGTGGTCACAGAGAAAGTACTTTCTCGACGATCTTCTTGA
- a CDS encoding DHH family phosphoesterase: protein MDEIVKVLSRHDKILVVGHIMPDGDCVSSVLSLTLGLEKLGKEVKAAVDYKIPYVFEKFPHIDKIEENLNFDPELLVVVDASSSDRIGKFQNLLDKVPSVVIDHHSTNTNFGNWNWVDPSFAATAQMIFRINMALGVEYDSNLATLNYLGIATDTGFFRHSNADVRVFEDAYKLVKMGADAHFVAKEILENKRFEQFKLFAEVLERLQLLENGKIAYSYIDYDTYLRHNCTDEDSAGFVGELRSIRGVEVAVLFMEFPRGKIHVSMRSKDWFNVNEVAFELGGGGHPRAAGVSFEGEKIGEVIPRVINHLLKKFREGVENESEKISERDVLGG from the coding sequence GTGGACGAGATCGTCAAAGTGCTTTCCCGACACGATAAAATACTCGTTGTAGGACACATAATGCCCGATGGTGATTGTGTGAGTTCCGTTCTGAGCCTCACACTCGGACTGGAAAAATTAGGAAAAGAAGTGAAGGCTGCTGTAGATTACAAAATTCCTTACGTATTCGAGAAATTCCCTCACATAGATAAAATAGAAGAGAATCTGAATTTTGATCCAGAGCTTCTTGTGGTGGTCGATGCTTCCTCTTCCGACAGAATCGGAAAGTTTCAGAATCTCCTGGATAAGGTTCCTTCTGTTGTGATCGATCACCACTCAACGAACACGAATTTCGGGAACTGGAACTGGGTGGATCCGTCCTTCGCAGCCACCGCTCAGATGATATTCAGAATCAACATGGCGCTTGGTGTAGAGTACGATTCGAACCTTGCCACTTTGAACTACCTTGGGATCGCAACCGACACAGGGTTCTTCAGGCACTCCAACGCAGATGTCAGAGTGTTCGAAGACGCTTACAAACTGGTGAAGATGGGAGCAGATGCACATTTCGTTGCCAAAGAGATCCTGGAGAACAAGAGATTCGAACAGTTCAAACTGTTTGCTGAAGTCCTTGAAAGACTCCAGCTGCTTGAAAATGGAAAGATCGCATATTCCTACATCGATTACGACACCTATCTCAGACACAACTGCACCGATGAAGACAGTGCGGGATTCGTCGGTGAGCTTCGTTCCATAAGAGGCGTGGAAGTGGCTGTGCTCTTCATGGAGTTTCCACGCGGTAAAATACATGTCAGCATGAGATCAAAAGACTGGTTCAACGTCAACGAAGTTGCCTTTGAGCTTGGAGGAGGAGGTCATCCAAGAGCAGCAGGTGTATCTTTTGAGGGGGAGAAAATAGGAGAAGTGATTCCCAGGGTTATAAATCATCTCTTGAAGAAGTTCAGAGAAGGTGTGGAAAATGAGAGTGAAAAAATTTCTGAGAGAGACGTACTGGGGGGATGA
- a CDS encoding purine nucleoside phosphorylase I, inosine and guanosine-specific, with protein MMKKIEEARTFISERTNLSPDILIILGSGFGSFIEKVEDPVTIDYKDIPHFPQPTVEGHSGKLVFGRISDRPVMIMAGRFHLYEGHDPATVAFPVYVAKYVGVRGVVVTNAAGAINPEFKPGEIILVRDIINFMFRNPLRGSNDERIGPRFPDMSSVADPEWARKIQERLRLKEGVYIGVLGPSYETPAEIRAFEKLGADLVGMSTVPEVIAAKHCGLKVVVFSCVTNMAAGITHGRLSHEEVVRTTKMAQGKIEKALTTTVEVF; from the coding sequence ATGATGAAAAAGATCGAAGAAGCAAGGACGTTTATAAGTGAAAGAACGAACCTTTCACCGGACATTTTGATCATCCTGGGATCCGGTTTTGGGTCTTTCATAGAAAAAGTGGAAGACCCTGTTACTATAGATTATAAAGATATTCCTCACTTCCCACAACCTACTGTGGAAGGCCACAGCGGGAAACTTGTTTTTGGAAGAATAAGCGACAGGCCTGTTATGATCATGGCAGGAAGGTTTCACCTTTATGAGGGTCACGATCCAGCAACGGTGGCTTTTCCCGTGTATGTGGCAAAATACGTGGGAGTGAGAGGTGTCGTCGTAACAAACGCTGCCGGTGCGATAAACCCGGAGTTCAAACCTGGAGAAATCATTCTGGTGAGAGACATAATAAACTTCATGTTCAGAAATCCTCTCAGAGGGTCAAACGACGAAAGGATAGGTCCGAGGTTTCCTGATATGTCCTCGGTTGCTGATCCTGAATGGGCGAGGAAAATCCAGGAAAGACTCAGACTGAAGGAGGGGGTTTACATCGGTGTTCTTGGACCAAGTTACGAGACGCCAGCTGAAATACGCGCCTTTGAAAAGCTCGGAGCCGATCTTGTTGGAATGTCAACCGTTCCGGAAGTGATCGCTGCAAAACATTGCGGGCTCAAGGTGGTTGTATTCTCCTGTGTGACGAACATGGCAGCCGGTATCACCCACGGAAGACTGTCACACGAAGAAGTGGTGAGAACAACGAAAATGGCACAGGGTAAAATAGAAAAAGCTCTCACCACTACAGTGGAGGTGTTCTAA